The Clostridium aceticum genomic interval TGCCGGAGGGAGTACAGGATTTATTAATTGATGATTGTATTTACCGCAGGCACATTGAAGATAAATTGATGGATAATTTTATAAAGTCGGGATATATGGAGGTAAATACGCCTAGTTTAGAATACTATGATCTTTTTTCTAATGATTATTTAGCCAGCAACGGAGATAAAATGTTTAAGCTGATTGATACCAATGGAGGAATTTTGGTGCTTCGCCCAGACTGCACCATACCTATTGCTAGGATGGTGGCCACAAAGATGAAGGATTTTGTGTATCCTCTAAAGCTATGTTATGTACAAAATGTCTTCCGTATTGATGAAGAACAAGCAGGAAAGAAGAGGGAATTTCGTCAAGCAGGTGTGGAGCTTTTTGGGGTAGCTTCCTATGAAGCAGATGTGGAAGTAATTATTACTGCCATTGAAAGCTTAAAAAATCTAGGATTAAAAAACTTTCAAATTGATATTGGTCAAGTGAAGCTTTTAAGGGGTATTTTACAAAACCTTACAATAGAAGAAAAGGCAAAAATAGGGTTAGAAGAGCATGTAGAAAACAAGAATTTTATTGAATTAGATAAACTGGTAGATACCTTAAATATAGAGGAAGAAATTAAAGGAATTTTAAAGGAGCTTCCAAGACTATTTGGTGAACCAGAAGAGGTTTTAAGAGAAGTAAAAAGACTGCCTTTAGATGCTGGTATGTTGGAGGCCATCGAGGATTTAGAAAAGGTA includes:
- the hisZ gene encoding ATP phosphoribosyltransferase regulatory subunit, which translates into the protein MKSRKVLLPEGVQDLLIDDCIYRRHIEDKLMDNFIKSGYMEVNTPSLEYYDLFSNDYLASNGDKMFKLIDTNGGILVLRPDCTIPIARMVATKMKDFVYPLKLCYVQNVFRIDEEQAGKKREFRQAGVELFGVASYEADVEVIITAIESLKNLGLKNFQIDIGQVKLLRGILQNLTIEEKAKIGLEEHVENKNFIELDKLVDTLNIEEEIKGILKELPRLFGEPEEVLREVKRLPLDAGMLEAIEDLEKVCDGITAYGLEKYISLDLGMVTTMKYYSGIIFKGFTRDLGTVLLSGGRYDRLLEDFGIDCAATGFAFIVNKITKALKIQENLQVERNRHILVAESEVCLVTAETVEKLRAAGHIVEICLLKNPKDLQEYVQRRKIDEVIRINTKGEIEVLEDLGGW